Proteins co-encoded in one Falco peregrinus isolate bFalPer1 unplaced genomic scaffold, bFalPer1.pri scaffold_145, whole genome shotgun sequence genomic window:
- the LOC101921437 gene encoding neuroblast differentiation-associated protein AHNAK-like — translation MEKEEETREILLPNWQGSGSHGITIDQTDDGVFVKRVQQNSPAAKMGVVKEGDQIVSATVYFDNLQSGEVAQLLNSMGHHTVGLRLQRKGDRSPLAGQGWGHDVFAASSPEVVLSGDDEEYRRIYTTKIKPRLKPEEVAAEGEGLHSRTITVTRKVTAYTVDVGRHGGAKDVDAVGPDFTIRIPTRGVPQIPATDWATEPGGGAEG, via the exons atggagaaggaggaggagacgCGGGAGATCCTACTCCCCAACTGGCAGGGCAGCGGCTCCCACGGCATCACCATCGACCAGACGGACGACGGCGTCTTCGTCAAGCGCGTGCAGCAGAACTCGCCGGCCGCCAAGATGGGCGTCGTGAAGGAAG gggaTCAGATCGTGAGCGCCACGGTGTATTTCGACAACCTGCAATCGGGGGAGGTGGCGCAGCTGCTGAACAGCATGGGGCACCACACCGTGGGGCTGCGGCTGCAGCGGAAGGGGGACAGGTCCCCCCTggccgggcagggctggggacacgACGTCTTCGCCGCCAGCAGCCCTGAGGTCGTCCTG AGCGGCGACGACGAGGAGTACCGGCGGATTTACACGACGAAGATCAAACCGCGGCTGAAGCCGGAGGAGGTGGCGGCGGAGGGGGAGGGGCTGCACAGCAGGACCATCACGGTCACCAGGAAGGTGACGGCGTACACCGTGGACGTCGGCCGGCACGGCGGGGCGAAGGACGTCGACGCCGTCGGCCCCGATTTTACCATCCGCATCCCAACCCGGGGGGTCCCCCAGATCCCCGCGACCGACTGGGCGACGGAGCCTGGCGGAGGCGCCGAGGGC